From Triticum aestivum cultivar Chinese Spring chromosome 4A, IWGSC CS RefSeq v2.1, whole genome shotgun sequence, a single genomic window includes:
- the LOC123081673 gene encoding maternal protein pumilio: MDRSGRSDDGKSAAHPDLADSLGAMGLGSNPSPQPRGQQEQALQRQQRAAWLRQRTAPPPPGMPEQQLRTRLLMEAGLQVARQSWSQQSQQHQAYRWEEMGSSSGGGPYVSPMGAAAAVNNPSAWYDTAAAAANNPSAWYNSAGANFFSAQGQSGSQQQQYTLSAGASQYQPVASPVAASSIPNINASLQYLYQQQYAMSNQSGAGAYAWSAPDEDKRMDLRLRAIQAAQAQAGYVPYRAAPAAQPRRARTLEETRSRLLKAPIDVHVVTFPQSPAHVVTLLEEGVNKIRLNVLAGVTHRMHDFMDSRDGHAVFVALLRACAGRAGEVKDIVEAASFYCRHNLLPLMRHDHGEDCLAELISAAAPYPNLCEMLVNRFLFENVLLDLKGDQVLHHCFATMRYEDTKFLVVSVLHGNTLDAMAYSQSPAGSKCLVECFNNARGDEFGKLRAVLLDKAIDLARGEYSNYFVQHALEHGDAQTRQQLVQRLMGQAVGLSLHRSGSYVVEACFNKAGLLNLVLAQFVSMDDAQLVELVQGRSSNYVVHRMLEAAKDRYPKETLGLARRIYRLHGNGVWQVYAEKVMRVVGKILSRHSHHGPSYR; this comes from the exons ATGGATCGGAGCGGACGGAGCGACGACGGCAAGTCCGCCGCCCACCCCGACCTCGCCGACTCGCTGGGCGCGATGGGCCTCGGCAGCAACCCCTCGCCGCAGCCGCGGGGGCAGCAGGAGCAGGCGCTGCAGCGGCAGCAGAGAGCGGCGTGGTTGCGGCAGAggaccgcgccgccaccgccggggaTGCCGGAGCAGCAGCTCAGGACGAGGCTGCTGATGGAGGCAGGGCTCCAGGTTGCGCGGCAGTCCTGGTCGCAGCAGTCACAGCAGCACCAGGCCTACCGGTGGGAGGAGATGGGCTCATCGAGCGGCGGCGGCCCCTACGTCTCGCCGATGGGCGCCGCCGCGGCGGTCAATAACCCTAGCGCGTGGTACGACACGGCCGCCGCAGCGGCCAATAACCCTAGCGCGTGGTACAACTCCGCAGGCGCCAACTTCTTCAGTGCGCAGGGCCAGAGCGGTAGCCAGCAGCAGCAGTACACTCTGAGCGCCGGCGCCAGCCAGTACCAACCGGTAGCCTCGCCGGTGGCGGCGAGCTCCATCCCCAACATCAACGCCAGCCTGCAGTACCTGTACCAGCAGCAGTATGCCATGTCCAACCAATCCGGCGCCGGCGCGTACGCCTGGTCCGCGCCCGATGAGGACAAGCGCATGGATCTGAGGCTGAGAGCCATCCAAGCCGCCCAGGCTCAGGCGGGTTATGTGCCGTacagggcggcgccggcggcccAGCCACGGCGTGCCCGGACGCTGGAGGAAACCCGGTCGCGGCTGCTCAAGGCCCCGATTGACGTGCACGTGGTGACGTTCCCCCAGTCCCCCGCGCACGTGGTGACGCTGCTGGAGGAGGGCGTCAACAAGATCCGGCTGAACGTGCTCGCCGGGGTGACGCACCGCATGCACGACTTCATGGACAGCAGGGACGGGCACGCGGTGTTCGTGGCGCTGCTGCGCGCCTGCGCGGGGCGGGCCGGCGAGGTCAAGGACATCGTGGAGGCCGCCTCCTTCTACTGCAGGCACAACCTGCTGCCGCTGATGAGGCACGACCACGG GGAGGATTGCCTGGCGGAGCTCATCTCGGCGGCGGCGCCGTACCCTAACCTGTGCGAGATGCTGGTGAACCGCTTCCTGTTTGAAAACGTGCTGCTGGACCTCAAAGGGGACCAGGTGCTTCACCACTGCTTTGCCACCATGAGATACGAGGACACCAAG TTTCTGGTGGTCTCCGTCCTCCATGGCAACACGCTTGACGCGATGGCCTACTCGCAGTCGCCGGCCGGGTCCAAGTGCCTGGTGGAGTGCTTCAACAATGCCAGAGGCGACGAGTTCGGCAAACTCCGGGCCGTCCTGCTCGACAAGGCCATCGACCTGGCCAGGGGCGAGTACAG CAACTACTTCGTGCAGCACGCCCTGGAGCACGGCGACGCGCAGACGCGGCAGCAGCTGGTGCAGCGGCTGATGGGGCAGGCGGTGGGCCTGTCCCTGCACCGCTCCGGCAGCTACgtcgtggaggcgtgcttcaacaaGGCGGGGCTGCTCAACCTCGTGCTCGCCCAGTTCGTGAGCATGGACGACGCCCAGCTCGTGGAGCTCGTGCAGGGCCGCTCCTCCAACTACGTCGTCCACAGGATGCTCGAGGCCGCCAAAGAC AGGTACCCCAAGGAGACGCTGGGGCTGGCGCGGCGGATCTACAGGCTGCACGGGAACGGCGTCTGGCAGGTGTACGCCGAGAAGGTGATGAGGGTCGTCGGCAAGATCCTGTCTCGCCACTCTCATCACGGCCCCTCGTATCGCTGA
- the LOC123084931 gene encoding FRIGIDA-like protein 3, translated as MAAEREPNPSVLDAVASLQTYSTALSAFTSAWRSFYSDATTIDSTLASRLEGFSQLELLCSGMDGPGLRAYLAEHRDELRDPARSLDAALLVAPDPGLLVLAAAAGFCRSPPTNGKADGESKVSCRLLIDLLDRIRALGVKPSPEAREEARAVAADWKRSKRIEEQSLFKNETIAFLLLVGVFGLVEDVGGAAQVLDLVVSISSRERAVEIFLGLGLDLDKHLPVLTQAMINKGKQLDAVKFIQALNLVHKYPLLPILRSYVNDAKNAGNMIRIRGDGPASQDAGDAKERTLLGALQKFIKEHKLEELPILEEANNRMTLLDLQSAERKRAANAAAAAAREVSKNILDSRKRPQLPESAVQGSLGQNTRPVGTWSQELMLRQSLPTARVANKYQAVSSHNIVPATAHDPLLSVGNQRPIGIQNETLAASSVQTQYNGGVADFYNLASIRSGGLSVPGASASSRSKLYSEDPLAYVSRASNKKGSSYSYSLSNMSKYNP; from the exons ATGGCCGCCGAGCGAGAGCCGAACCCCTCCGTCCTCGACGCCGTCGCCTCCCTCCAGACCTACTCGACCGCCCTCTCCGCCTTCACTTCCGCATGGCGCTCCTTCTATTCCGATGCCACCACAATCGACTCCACCCTCGCCTCCCGCCTCGAAGGCTTCTCCCAGCTCGAGCTGCTCTGCTCCGGGATGGACGGGCCAGGCCTCCGCGCGTACCTCGCCGAGCACAGGGACGAGCTCCGGGACCCCGCTCGCTCACTCGATGCCGCCCTGCTGGTGGCCCCCGACCCGGGGCTCCTGGTGCTCGCCGCGGCCGCGGGGTTCTGCCGCTCGCCTCCGACCAATGGCAAGGCGGACGGTGAATCCAAGGTGTCCTGCCGCCTGCTCATCGACCTCCTCGACCGGATTCGCGCGCTCGGCGTGAAGCCGTCGCCGGAGGCGCGAGAGGAGGCCAGGGCTGTCGCGGCGGACTGGAAGCGGAGCAAGCGGATCGAGGAGCAGTCGCTGTTTAAGAATGAGACGATCGCCTTTCTGCTTCTCGTCGGGGTATTTGGTTTGGTGGAGGATGTTGGTGGCGCCGCCCAGGTGCTCGATCTGGTCGTGTCAATCTCGAGCCGGGAGCGCGCCGTGGAGATCTTCCTCGGCCTTGGCCTCGACCTCGACAAGCATCTACCAG TTCTCACTCAGGCAATGATAAACAAAGGCAAACAGCTCGATGCAGTCAAATTTATCCAAGCTCTTAATTTAGTGCACAAATATCCTTTATTGCCTATTCTTAGGTCATATGTGAATGATGCAAAAAATGCTGGGAACATGATCCGCATCAGGGGAGACGGTCCTGCCTCTCAG GATGCAGGTGATGCAAAAGAGCGGACATTGCTCGGAGCATTGCAGAAGTTCATTAAAGAACACAAACTAGAAGAGCTGCCTATTTTGGAAGAAGCTAACAACAGAATGACACTATTGGATCTGCAAAGTGCAGAGAGAAAGCGAGCAGCCAATGCTGCTGCTGCAGCTGCTCGTGAAGTAAGTAAGAACATTCTGGACTCCAGGAAGAGACCACAGCTTCCAGAGAGTGCCGTACAAGGTTCCTTAGGCCAGAACACCCGCCCGGTAGGAACATGGAGTCAGGAGCTCATGTTAAGGCAGAGCCTCCCTACAGCTAGAGTTGCAAATAAGTACCAAGCTGTTTCTAGCCATAACATAGTTCCAGCTACCGCTCATGATCCATTGCTTTCTGTTGGGAACCAGCGTCCCATTGGCATCCAGAATGAGACCCTGGCTGCTTCATCTGTTCAGACTCAGTACAATGGCGGCGTGGCAGACTTCTATAATTTGGCGTCGATCAGATCAGGTGGTTTGAGTGTTCCAGGTGCCAGCGCATCATCAAGGTCAAAGCTCTATTCTGAAGACCCCCTTGCGTATGTCTCTCGAGCATCCAATAAGAAGGGTTCATCTTACAGTTATTCTTTGTCTAATATGTCGAAGTATAATCCGTAG